The sequence ACGGTGTACCGGCGGTGCGGCACCTCGCCCGTCTCCCCTTCACCACTTCGTTTCCCTCCGGTCATGCGGCCTCGGCCGCGGCCTTCGCCGTCGGCGCCGGCCTGGAGTCCCGCCGCTGGGGCGTTGCCCTGGCCCCACTGGCCTGGTCGGTGGCCTTCTCCCGCATCTACACCGGAGTGCACTACCCCGGCGACGTACTGGCGGGGGCGGCCCTCGGGGTGGGTGCGGCGTACGCCGTGCGCGGTATTGCCCCGACCAGGGAGCAGCTGGGCCCGCAGGCCCGACCGCGCGCCGAGGCGCCGGCTCTGCCCGCCGGGCGCGGACTGGTGGGCGTGGCCAACAGCGCGGCAGGCACCGGGGGCGAGGCGCTGCGGCAGGCACGCGCCGCACTGCCGGAGGCGGAGTTCGTCACTGCGAGGCCGGACGCTTCGCTGGAGGAGCTGTTCGACCAGGCCGCCGGACGCGCCACCGCACTGGGGGTGATCGGCGGCGACGGCACGGTGAACGCGGCCGTCACCGCGGCCGTACGGCACAGGCTGCCGCTGGCGGTCCTGCCCGGCGGGACGCTGAACCACTTCGCCTACGACCTCGACCTGCACTCGGTCGAGGACGCGGCCGAGGCCGTCACCGGCGGACACGCGGTGAGCGTGGACGTGGCCCGGTTCCGGCCGGGGCCGCACGGCCGCGAGGCCTACTTCGTCAACACCTTCAGCATCGGCGCCTACACCGACCTGGTGAGAGTGCGGGAGAAGTGGTCGCCGCGGCTGGGTAGCTTGGCTGCGGGCGCTCTCGCGGTGCTGCACGTGCTGGGTACCGCGCGTACGGTGGAGGCCGAGTTCGACGGGCGGCGGCGTCAGATCTGGCTGTTGTTCGCCGGTAACTGCACCTACCGTGGCCTGGGCCTGGCACCGGTACGCCGCCACGACCTGGCCGACGGCCTGCTCGACGTACGGGTCGTACGGGCCGGACACCTGGCCCGACTGCGCCTGGTGGCCGCCGCCCTGTCCGGCACCCTGCGCCACTCTCCCGTGCTGTCAGCGCGGCGCGTCAAGCGCCTACGCGTCACCGGCTTGGACGGCGCCTCCCATGTGGCCTACGACGGTGAGACCGCACCGGCCCCGCCCGCACTGCTGCTGGACAAGGCGCCGAGCGCACTGACCGTCTACCGCCCACTGCCCGAGGCGCCCTGACGGTGGGGTGTGGAAGCCGTGGTGCGTCTGTCACCGGCGCGTCGTCGGTGGGGAGGCAGCGTCGGTGGTCCGGGCGCGGAGCGGACATCGCATGAGGCGACGCGGGTAGAGGAGCTGGGACCGCGAGGAGCGCAGGCTGAGGAGGACGGTTTCGATGAGCACAGCGGACAAGGCCGACAACACCGGCGACAAGAAGAAGGGCAAGGCAAAGGAAGCACTCGGCAAGGCGGTCGGCGACGAACGCTTGCAAGCAGAAGGCAAGGCCGACCACGTCGAAGGCGACGTCAAACAGGCCGACGAGAAAGCCAAGGACGCGGCGAAGGACCTCTTCAGGGACTGAGTTGCATTCCTGACGAAGGCGGCTCATGGCTCATCGAGCTGCGGCCCGGCTTCCGCGCTGCCCCCGGTTCGACAGCGGAGTCGCGCGCGGCAGCGGACCGGCGAGGCAGGTGTGAGGATGCCCAGTCATTCCTGTGGGGAGTAGACGATCATGGATGATACTGACGGCCGTAAGCAAGAGTGGTGGGCGGCGCTGTGCCGCACACCGGTGGCGGTCTGGAACGATGACGTCGCCGACTGGGCCGCCGCTCTGACCTACTACGCCGTCCTCGCCCTGTTCCCCGTCCTGTTGGTGATTCTCTCGGTTCTGGGGCTGACCATGCCCACTACGACGCCTGCGGTGATCGACCGGGTGACGGGGGTCGTCCCGGTCGCCTCCCGCGGGCTGCTGCGCGGTGCTCTTCTGCAGATGGCCGAACAGTCGTCCGCGGCATGGATGCTGGTCTTCTTCGGCGCCGTCGGAGCGTTGTGGTCGGGCTGCAGCTATCTGAGTGTCTTCCGCAGGGCCCTGCACGCGATCCACCACGCCAACGCACACCGGCCGGTATGGCGCACCGCCCCGCGCATCATCATCACTGCGATCGTACTGATCAGCCTGCTGCTCACCACGACTCTCGCGCTGTTGGTGAGCGGGAGCCTGGCCAGGCGCCTGGGCCGGGCCTTCAACCTGGGCACCGTGCCTCAGACCGCGTGGGACGCGCTGCGCTGGCCCGTTCTGGCTGCGGTGGCGGTTGCCCTCGTCCTGGTGCTCTACCGGTCAGGTCCGGCTCCCTCGAGACGGGTGCGGAAAACGGCGCCGGGTGGTGGGCTGGCGATCGTGCTTCTGCTGACCATCTCCCTCGGCTTCACCCTCTACGCCTCGCACGTGAGCACTTACCACCGTCTGTACGGTTCGCTGGCGGGCGTGGTGGTCTTCCTCATCTGGCTGTGGCTGTCCAACCTGGCCCTCTTGATCGGCGCTCAGTTCAACGTAGAGCTGGCGAAACCCGCCCCGCATCGGTCGACTGCGATTGCTGCCTCAGCGTCGGCGACCCCACAGTCTCCCAGCTGATCGTCTGCTTACCTGCGAGGCCGGCCCGGCCCCATCGGCGCCACCGGCGAACAACGCGTCCAGGCCACCCGCGAACGCCGCGCCGCCGACCGCGCCCTCACCGCCTGGGCCCGGAACAACGCCGCCGACCTGCGCCGCATCGCCGGCCAGATCACCGCCCTCACCCAGCTCCCCGCCGCCGCCCGCGGCCCCGTCAGCCAGCTCGACGCGGCCCTCGCCCAGGACGATCCCGCCGCCCTCGTCCGCCCGCTGAACGCCACTCGCCCCTACCTGACCCACCTCCACCCCGACCTCGCCGCCCGACTCGACGCCCTCACCGACACCACCTCCGCCGCCTCCGACTGACCCGGTGCTTCCTCGACTGCTACAGATGTCGGCGCCGAGAGGGATCTGCTGCCGGGAGGCGCTGTCAGGAGGTCCGGGCACGGCGCCGACGACGGTGACCGGCCGGCTGCGGCGCGCCGGCTCCGCACTACCAGTTCTCCAAACAGCCCATGGGCGCTCACCTGGGCAGGTCACCTACCACGGCGGACACCACCGCGAGGATCACGGTGGCCACCGTGATGGCAGCTATCACCGGGCGTCCGTTCCACGACGCCGGCCGCTTCGCCGTGCGTTCATGCACGTCGGCGTTGTTGGGACTATCCGACTCGGGCGGCAGCCGGTACGCCCCAGCGAGGCCGCAAAAGGCTCCGCACCAGCGTTGTGAGCATCCACGCACCGCCAACGGGTGATCCGACTCGTAGGCTTCGGCCATGACAGAGATCAAGACCCCGACGCCCCGTGACGCCTACGAGCTGCTGCTGGCCGGTAACCAGCGCTTCGTCGCGGGCTCCCCCGAGCACCCGAACCAGGACGCTACCCGCCGCGCCGAGATTGCACCGTCCCAGCAGCCCTTCGCCGTGCTGTTCGGATGCTCCGACTCCCGGCTGGCCGCCGAGATCATCTTCGACCGCGGCCTGGGCGACCTGTTCGTGGTGCGCACCGCCGGCCACGTCATGGGCCCGGAGGTGCTGGGCAGCATCGAGTTCGGCGTGGACGTGCTGGGCTGCCCGCTGGTCGTGGTCCTCGGTCACGACTCGTGCGGCGCGGTCGGCGCGGCGTGCGCCGCGCTGGAGGACGGCATGACACCGGCCGGATACGTCCGGGACGTCGTGGAGCGGGTGACCCCCAGCGTGCTGGCCGCACGGGCCGCCGGACAGGTCGAGCCCGATCAGATCCTCGCCGAGCACATAAGGCACACCGCCGACCTGCTGCTGGACCGCTCCCGAGTCCTCGCCGACAAGGTCGCCGCCGGGCAGGCCGCCGTGGTGGGCCTGCACTACCGCCTAGCCGACGGCAGCGCACAACTCGTCGCAGCCCGCGGCCTCGACGCAACGGTCCCCGCCGCGTCCTGACCGCCCCGGCCGTGGCTGCTCAGCGCGATGTGCCGCGGCCGCAGGACACGCCTATGTACGTGGATGAGGCGCGCGCCCAGCACCGTCCCCCGCCCTGATCTGGCGCGGGCCGCGGGCTGCGAGGTGTGCCGGGGATGAGGAACGGTCGTCACCGACGACGGGCGGCACGAGCTGTGCCCGGCCTGCCAGAACGGTGGCCGCTCAGCCGAACCCGTCCCCAACCCGCCCCGCCCCGTCTCCAAGAGCAGTGAGAGCACGGCGCCCGGCGCCGGTCACGCGGTAGACCGTGGCCCCGCGGCGCGGCGAAGCTGGTTGACGATCGCCAGTCCTAGTCCCTCCTCCGTCGGCAGGGAGGCGATGATGAGGTCGCATCCCTGCTGGTCGAGTTCGCGCAGGAACCCGTACAGCCCGCGCGCGTAGGCGGCGAGATTGCTGGGGACCCTCACCAAAGCGTGCGCCTTCACCGCAGTGCCGGCGAAGGTCGGGGGAAGGAATACGCCCACCTGGTGTCCCGGGGATCGGTCCGGGCACGGTGGACTTAACGGGGGTGGCGGGTCGACCAGGCACGTCCCAGGTGCGAATGCTCAGGCCACGCTGCAAGCTGGTGCCGTAGGCCGCAACTGTCGAAGGAAGTGTCGTGGTGGCGGTGGCCACACGTGGGATCGCCGGAGCGTCGACCCGGTGGGGGACGGCGCCGCCAGCCGAGGGTGTGATCGGGGCAGCCCTGCTGTCGCCTGTGATGTGCGCCGGGCTGATGCATGCGGCTTGCCGGTACATGCCGTGACTGAGAACGCGTCGCGACCGGCGACCGGCGCACGACGGCCCTATCTGATCGTGAACCCGCATTCAGGGGGAGGGAAGGCGAGCCGGTTCCGGATCGCGCAACGCGCCCGTGCGTTCGGAGTTCAGGTTTTCCTGATCGATCATTCCCTGCCCCAGGACCTGGCGACTGTCGCGCGACGCGCCGTGGACGACGGTGCGGATCTGCTCGGGGTCGCCGGGGGAGACGGCACGCAGGCGCTCGTCGCCGAGGTGGCCGCGGAGAGCGGCCTGCCGTTCATGGTCATTCCGGCGGGCACCCGCAACCACTTCGCGATGGATCTCGGTCTGGACCGTGAGGACCCTTCGGCCGCGCTGGAGGCCCTCAGGGACGGCGTCGAGCTGCGCGTGGATCTCGGGTACGCAGGCGAGCGGGCGTTCGTCAACAACGTGTCGTTCGGAGCGTACGCCGCCCTGGTGCAGGACCCCGCCTACCGGGAGGACAAGATCGGCACGATGGTACGGATCCTCCCGGAATTCCTGGCCCACCACCAGGGTCCGGAGCTGGTGGTACGCACAGGGCTGCTCACCGTGGACCGGCCGGACGCCGTACTGGTGAGCAACAACCCCTACCAGATCGACGACCCGGCCGGGCTCGACAGGCGTGCGCAGCTCGACTCCGGGCTCCTGGGAGTACTGGCCGCCAGGGCGGAGACCCCCGCCGAAACGGCCGCCAGGCTGCGAAGCGGGCAGATGCACGGACTGACCCGTCTGGCGACACCCGACGACGTCGTCATCCACGCCGATCCCCCGGTCGTCCCCGTCGGGCTGGACGGCGAAGCCGTCACCCTGCGCACTCCCGTGCGGTGCCGGATCAGTCCCCGGACGCTTCGGGTATGGGTTCCCCGCCATCGGCCGGGCATCGCGCCCACCGGATGGCGACCGCCGGGATGGTCCGTCGCCCAGCGGGCTGCTTCACTTGTCGGGCGGTTTCATGGCCGTCACACCGCTTGACCGAAGCAGGTCGCACAGTGGGCAGCGGAGACAGGGCCCGAAGGCCCATTGGGGCGTGGCGGCTAAAGGTGGAAGGCGAGATGGTGAGGCCGCTGTCAGGTGATCGGGTCTGTTCCGTAGTCGGTGGTGACGCAGAGGTGTGGTCAGCCCAGGAGGATGCGGTGGCGGAGGGGGGAAGCTCGCGCGGCCGTACATCTGGCGCTTGATCAGCTTGGTTTTGTTGTTCACGCCTTCGGTGCCGCCGTTGTGGTGCGGCAGGGTGAGTGCGGCGTCGACTGCGGCGCGGTCCTTCTCGAGGCCCCGGGTGAAAGCATGCAGGTGGGGCAGGTCCTCAGCCTGGACCGAGGTGATCCAGGTGCTCAGCAGGGTGGCATTGCCGTCGGCGGGATCCAGCAGCACGGCGAAGTGGTGGATGAGGTCGGCCAGGGCGGTCATCTCGTGGCAGGCAGTGCGGGCGGTCTCGATACGTTCCCGCTGGTGGTCCTTGAGGCGGTCGGGACGGGTGAGCAGGTAGCGGGCCAGGCGCCGGGGCGAGAGGGCAGGCCGGTCGGCCTCGACACGGCCCTGGTTGATGTAGCGGACCAGCAGGTTCGAGCTGCCGGTGTAGCCCAGCTCCCTGATCTCCTGGAGGAGATGGGTGACGGGGACGGCTGGGTTCTCCAGTCGGCGCTTGCGCAGGTGATCGCGGTAGGGGTCCACGAGGGTGGGCCGGTACTTGGGGGCGCGGATGAGGCGCTCGGGCTCGGTGACACGGTCATAGCGCTTGACGGTGTTCAAGGCGAGGTTCAGGCGCCGTGCGCACTCCAAAAGTCCGACTCCGCGCTCGCGCAGGGCGTGGACCTGCTGCCAGCGCTCGCGGGTGGTGGCAGCCTGTCCCCCCTCAGCCGGGGGCGGGCCCGCTTTCGCCCAGCAGGTGCTGTGCGCGGCGACTTCTTTGCGGACGGCCTCGGCGAGGCTGTTGGGTCGGACCGGGGCGCCCTGCCGGGATTGCTCCCGGTGGGTTTCCCCGGCCCGCCCGCCGAACCCGGCGTGCCCGTTTCCGAGCACCGGGCTCTCCACGAGATCATGCCGTTGGGATTGGGTCGGTCAGGGCGTCCGGCCAAGGGCTGGGGATGCTGTTGCCCCGGTAGCGATACCGAGTGATCGGCACCTTGCCGAGGTGGAACAGCGTGATCCCGTCCAACTCGATGAGTTTCCAACGCCCTTGCGGGCCTCGGAGCCATCGCCGGACGGCCGTCCACGTCATGCGGTGCCGGTGCATCACCCAGCGGACCAGCCGCCACCAGACGAAGGTGTGCAGGCGGGCCATGGTGTGCTTGGCGACCGCGTGTTTGAAGTAGTTGGCCCAGCCGCGCAGGATCTGGTTGATCCGGATCAGCGCGATCTTGTAATCGAGATGCGACAACCTCTGGGTCAGTGCCTTGATCTTCCGCTTCAGCGACACGACCGGCTTGTCGGCGATGAAGGTATAGACGTGCCACTTGTCCGTTCCCCGCTTCCGCATCCAAACGATACGAAAGCCGAGGAAGTCGAGCCCGTCCGCAAGATGGACGATCCGGGTCTTGGCCGGTGACAGGACCAGGCCCATCGGTGCCAGGACCTCACTCACCTGTTCGCGAAGCTCTTCGACGTGCTCCTTCGTGCCGTGGACCATGATGACGAAGTCGTCCGCGTAGCGGACCAGTCGCCAGGTCGGCAGGCCCCGATGTCGCCGTCGTTCGCGATCCCGCCGGGTCGTCATCACGCTTGACCATTGCTCGGCGGCGAAGTCGTCGAGCGCGGACAGCGCGATGTTGGCCAGCAGGGGCGAGAGGATGCCTCCTTGCGGTGTTCCGGAGGTGGTCTCGTTCCGTTCGCCGAACTCGGTCGTGATCCCGGCTTTGAGGAACGACTTCACCAGCGCCAGCACTCGCTTGTCCTTCACTCGCGCTCGGACCCGGCCCATCAGGGCCGCGTGGTCGATGCGGTCGAAGCACGCCTCGATGTCAGCGTCCAGCACCCAGCGATATCCCTGGGAACCGAACAGGTGAATCTCAGCGATCGCGTCGTGCGCACGCCGGTTGGGCCGGAACCCATACGAGCACGGACGGAAATCCGCCTCGAAGATCGGCTCCAGGACCAGCTTCAGCGCGGCCTGCACCACCCGGTCGGTGACGGTCGGCACGGTCATCGCATAGGGCCGTATCGTCCAGTGATTCCTTGGGTTCGCTGGTGGTCACGCATCCGTTTCACCCGCTGGCGGGCCGGCGTCTGGTGGTGTTGTTCACCAAGCGGCGAGCGGGAGCCGTGGTGTTTGTCTGCGCAAGCGGCGCATCGCGGAGTGTGACCCTGCCCCGGGAGTGGACCGACCGCGCCGGGGAGCCTGTCGGGCACCGGCTCACGGCCGAGGGCCTGAGTGCCGCTCGTGCACTGGTGGATGCGCTGGTCAGCTGTCGCGCCGGTGCGGACGGAGGCGGATCCTGATGACAAGGGACCAGCACCGTGCCGCTGTTGGGCTGCGGGCAGGAACGAGGCGCCATGGCCGGAGCGAGCGGGGTGTGTCGCGAGGCTGTGATGGCGGTGGCCAACATGGTCGAGTCCGTGCTGGGAGGCGGACGTGAACGGCAGGGGAAAATCCGCAGTTCGCATCTCGAGCGGCTGGCCGTCATTTATCTGCGGCAGTCCACGCTCGTGCAGGTCAGGGAGAACACCGAGTCCACGATGCGGCAATACGGCCTGGCCGACGAGGCGGTCAGGCTGGGCTGGGCCCGCTCGAACGTAGCCGTGATCGACGCCGATCTGGGGGCCTCGGGCCGGTTCGGCGCCGACCGGGAGGGGTTTCGCCAGGTCGTGGCGAAGGTCTGTCTCGGCGAGGCTGGAGCGATCTTCGGGCTGGAGGTCTCCCTGCTGGCGAGGTCCTCGGCGGACTTCGCCCGGCTGCTGGAGCTGGCACGGCTCACCGACACCCTGCTCATCGACGACGATGGCACCTACGACCTGGCCGACATCAACGACCGCCTCCTGCTGGGTCTGAAAGGCCAGATGAGCGAGGCCGAACTGCACATCCTGGCCTGCCGCATGCACGGGGGCCAAGAAGGCCGCGGCCGCACGCGGCGAACTGCGCTTCCCGCTGCCGGTCGGCTACGTCTACGACGACGAGGGTCTGTGCGTCCTGGACCCGGACGCGCAGGTGCAGGCCGCGATCGCGGACGTGTTCGCCGCCTTCAAGGCCGGCGGTTCGGCTTACGCGGTGGTCTCCACGTTCGTGGGCCGCCCCTTCCCTCTGCGGGCTTTCGGGGGCATCTGGGCCGGCCAGCTGCGCTGGGGCCGGCTGACCCACGCCCGTGCCCTCGGGGTGCTCAACAATCCCTGCTACGCGGGGACATATGTCTACGGACGGTACATCACCCGGCGGCGCGTCGACCCGGACGGCACCGTTCACACCGGCATCCAACTGCAGCCGCGGGCTGAGTGGCCGGTGGTCATCCATGACCACCACGATGGCTACATCACCTGGGACGACTACGAGGACAACCAGGCCAGGCTGGAGGCGAACTGCACCCATGACGGCGCCCGCCCGCCGCGCGAGGGCCTCGCCCTGTGTCAGGGGATCATGCTCTGCGGCTCCTGCGGGCGCCCGATGACCACCCGCTACCACCGCGGCGGCCGGGCCGCCTACGAGTGCTCGGCCTCCCGCGCCGACCAGCAGGCCACCGAAACCTGCCGCTCCATCGCCGCGGACACTGTGGACGACGCGGTCACCGAGCGGCTGCTGGCCGCACTCACCCCGCAGCAGATCGCTCTCGCCCTGGCCGCCGCAGGCGAGGTCGCCGACCGGCACACCCGCGGCCACCGCGCCGCTGAACTCGCCCTGGATCGCGCCCGTTACGAGGCCGACCGCGCCGAGCGCGCCTTCACCCGGGTCGAACCGGAAAACCGCCTGGTCGCCCGCACCTTGGAGACTCGCTGGGAGGCCAAGCTCGCTGCCCTCGCCGAAGCAGAGCAAGCCTTGGACGATGTCCGCAAGGCCCGGCCGGCGCTGCCCGAACCGGACGCTCTCAAGGCCCTCGCCACCGACCTGCCCCGCCTCTGGGACGCACCCGACACCCACCACAAGGACCGCAAACGCCTGCTGCGGACACTGATCGCGGACGTCACGCTACTGCCCGAACCCAACCGACACCGAGCACGGATCGGCATCCGCTGGCACACCGGCGCCACCGACGAAATCAGCGTGATGCGCAACGACCTGCGCACGCCGAGCGCCGCTATCGATCTGATCACCCGGCTCGGTCCCACCCACACGGACGACGAACTCGTCGACCAGCTCAACGCAGCCGGCCTGACCACCGGAAAGAAGCGCCCCTTCGACGTCAAAGCGGTGCGCTGGGCCCGCCATGCCTACCGCGTTCGGGCGCCCCGCACCGTTCCCTACCGGGACGGAGAGATCGGCATCGACGACATGGCCCGGATCCTGGGCGTCAGCTACAGCGCCGCCTACTACTGGATCACCCATCACCGTCTCGACGCCCGCCAGGACCGCAGCGGACGCTGGTGCGTGACCTGGAACGAAACCGTCGAAGCCGACTGCCGAGCCCGGATCGCCAGCTCCGGACACCTCAACCCCACCGGCCCCGGCGCCCGCCCGCTGCCCGGCCACGTCTACGGCTGCCTCACCGTCCACGACGTCGCGATGCGGCTCGGTATCCCAGCCGACGCCGTCTACTACTGGATCCGCATCCGCCGGCTGGCCGCCTATCGCACCCCGGCAGGCCGCTGGTGCATCCCCTGGGACAGCACGATCGAGGCATCAGCTCGCCAACACGCCGCCCACACACGGAACTTCACAGTCACAACGCCAACTATCACAGCAGGAGGGGCAGTATGAAGCATCCATTGGGATCCCCAGCCGGCGCAGTTTCCCACCGGACTTGGGGATCATCCGCTGCCGCACCGGCAGGGGCCGAAAGGTCCCAGCCTTCAGCGCCGAACGGATGCGGTTCAGGTGCGCTGTCATCCCGGACTCCTGGACATCGGCGGCGCGTTGGCCGTCGACGCCCGCTGTCCGGGCTCCCTTGTTGCCCGCAACCCGTTCGAAGGCCATCACCAAGACGGCTGGGTCGCAGACGAAGTTGAACACATCGTCGAACCGGAAGCCCTGGTGGCTACCGCCCAACGGTGCAGTTTGATCTGCATTCTCCGTACCCGCAGCTCAGCGAATTCGGCCGCTGGCCACGCGACCGGGGTATCCACCCCGGATTCTTCGGACATTGCAGTACCTCCCCTGCGATCTCGCTGCCGCCCTTCCCCATGTGCCGGGCTCTCCCCGGCTCGGAGTACTACGGCGGCTCCGCCCCTCCCACGGCATGCTCGGCAGACGGTGTGCCCAGCAATCAATCAGCGCCTCACGGCGCACCTGCCACAGGTGCCAGCGGTCGCTGATCTGGACCGCGTCGGGCAGGGCTCGGCGGACCGCCTCGGCGTAGGTGGCCGATCCGTCCCGGCACACGGCCTCGATGCCCGGATGTCCGCGCAGCCAGGCTTCCACAGTGGCGGCGTCGCGGCCGGGCAGTACCTCGATTGGCTCACCGGTCTCGGCGTTGATGATGATCGTGGCGTAGCTCTGCCGACGCCGCAGGGCGAAGTCGTCGACCCCGATCACCCGCGGGATCCGCACCGCCGGCACGGGCACCCGCCGCAGCAGCCGCAGGGCGGAGGCGTACGACACGGGCACGGCCAGCGATCGGGCGAGTCGGGCGGACGCCCGGCCGCATAACTCCCTGACCAGCTCGGCGAGCTGACCGGTCAGACGTGTGGTGCGGCGCTGATGGCGCTCCAGAAGCCCGGGAACCTGCTCTCGGAAGGTCTGCCGCCTGCAGCCCAGGACCGGACAGACCAGCCGTCGTATCCTCACCCGGACCACGACCTGCCGGCCGTCGACCGGCACATCCCGCACCGTCCGGCCGTGATATCCGTGGACCCTCCCCGTCACGACCCCGCACACCGGGCAGGGAACGGGAACATCCCGGGTCCGAGCCGTAACCCGGACTATCTCGCCACCGTCCGCCACTTCCTCGATGACCAACGCCGACAACCCCGAAAACACCGTTCCTATAAGCGCGTTCGCATCATGCACGCTCAATGATCACAGGCGGGCACTCACCGTCACCACCGACTACGGAACAGACCCAGTCACAGACCCGCCCCTATGCCTTTGGCCAGGGAATACAGTGCTGCGTTGAGACCAGGTACCGACGCTGACGCCTACGTGGAGGGCTTTACCGCTTGGTCCAAGGTCGATCAGGGCTACTTTTGGGCTGGAGAACATCTCGGCGGGGAACGCAGGTTCTCGCAAGTTCCTCGAGTCGCGGCCGAAGATCGATGTCGTACACCCTCCCTCCGGGAGGGTCATGTCGCTACATTCGCGCTGTCTTGTGAGGCGTCTTCCTTGGAGTGCGGCTTCAGGACGCCCCGCCCACGCGTACGGTCTATCTCGCGCCATTCCGTCCGCAGTCCAGCCAGATTTGTGGTGAGGAAATACGCGGCACCGCAGGCGAGCAGCACCGGCACGAGTCCGGCAGCGGTCACCGCCGCCCCTGCGAGCAGCCCGCCGAGAGGGAAGCCTGCCCAGGCCAGTGAGTCACCGAGGGCGTTGACCCGGCCCAGCATGCGGCGCGGGACCCGCTCGACGAGGACGGCTCCCAGCACTGGGTTGACGAAGCCGGCACCGAACCCGCTGATGGCGAAGACGGTCAGTACCACCCCCAACGGAGCATCGAAGGTGAGGATCAGGAACCTCGGTGCCCCGGCCAGCAGGAACCCGGTGAGAACCACCACCCGCCGCCGCAGCCGGTGCGCGGCCATCGCGGCGATCAGGCTCCCGCCGACCGCCGCGGCCCCCATGACGCTGCCCATCAGGCCGATCGCGGTCGGCCCGTTGCCGGACTCCCTGGC comes from Streptomyces sp. FXJ1.172 and encodes:
- a CDS encoding bifunctional phosphatase PAP2/diacylglycerol kinase family protein; this translates as MVPRPQYTARTLLTLLTRPPAARGRADSFHGPLRTLLARADRRVFEEVAARHWPLAEKVLPRLSRSADHGLLWFGVAAGMATLGGRPRRRAAVRAVASLAVASATVNTLAKRSARRPRPPLDGVPAVRHLARLPFTTSFPSGHAASAAAFAVGAGLESRRWGVALAPLAWSVAFSRIYTGVHYPGDVLAGAALGVGAAYAVRGIAPTREQLGPQARPRAEAPALPAGRGLVGVANSAAGTGGEALRQARAALPEAEFVTARPDASLEELFDQAAGRATALGVIGGDGTVNAAVTAAVRHRLPLAVLPGGTLNHFAYDLDLHSVEDAAEAVTGGHAVSVDVARFRPGPHGREAYFVNTFSIGAYTDLVRVREKWSPRLGSLAAGALAVLHVLGTARTVEAEFDGRRRQIWLLFAGNCTYRGLGLAPVRRHDLADGLLDVRVVRAGHLARLRLVAAALSGTLRHSPVLSARRVKRLRVTGLDGASHVAYDGETAPAPPALLLDKAPSALTVYRPLPEAP
- a CDS encoding CsbD family protein, with translation MSTADKADNTGDKKKGKAKEALGKAVGDERLQAEGKADHVEGDVKQADEKAKDAAKDLFRD
- a CDS encoding YihY/virulence factor BrkB family protein, yielding MDDTDGRKQEWWAALCRTPVAVWNDDVADWAAALTYYAVLALFPVLLVILSVLGLTMPTTTPAVIDRVTGVVPVASRGLLRGALLQMAEQSSAAWMLVFFGAVGALWSGCSYLSVFRRALHAIHHANAHRPVWRTAPRIIITAIVLISLLLTTTLALLVSGSLARRLGRAFNLGTVPQTAWDALRWPVLAAVAVALVLVLYRSGPAPSRRVRKTAPGGGLAIVLLLTISLGFTLYASHVSTYHRLYGSLAGVVVFLIWLWLSNLALLIGAQFNVELAKPAPHRSTAIAASASATPQSPS
- a CDS encoding carbonic anhydrase, translated to MTEIKTPTPRDAYELLLAGNQRFVAGSPEHPNQDATRRAEIAPSQQPFAVLFGCSDSRLAAEIIFDRGLGDLFVVRTAGHVMGPEVLGSIEFGVDVLGCPLVVVLGHDSCGAVGAACAALEDGMTPAGYVRDVVERVTPSVLAARAAGQVEPDQILAEHIRHTADLLLDRSRVLADKVAAGQAAVVGLHYRLADGSAQLVAARGLDATVPAAS
- a CDS encoding diacylglycerol/lipid kinase family protein → MTENASRPATGARRPYLIVNPHSGGGKASRFRIAQRARAFGVQVFLIDHSLPQDLATVARRAVDDGADLLGVAGGDGTQALVAEVAAESGLPFMVIPAGTRNHFAMDLGLDREDPSAALEALRDGVELRVDLGYAGERAFVNNVSFGAYAALVQDPAYREDKIGTMVRILPEFLAHHQGPELVVRTGLLTVDRPDAVLVSNNPYQIDDPAGLDRRAQLDSGLLGVLAARAETPAETAARLRSGQMHGLTRLATPDDVVIHADPPVVPVGLDGEAVTLRTPVRCRISPRTLRVWVPRHRPGIAPTGWRPPGWSVAQRAASLVGRFHGRHTA
- the ltrA gene encoding group II intron reverse transcriptase/maturase, which produces MTVPTVTDRVVQAALKLVLEPIFEADFRPCSYGFRPNRRAHDAIAEIHLFGSQGYRWVLDADIEACFDRIDHAALMGRVRARVKDKRVLALVKSFLKAGITTEFGERNETTSGTPQGGILSPLLANIALSALDDFAAEQWSSVMTTRRDRERRRHRGLPTWRLVRYADDFVIMVHGTKEHVEELREQVSEVLAPMGLVLSPAKTRIVHLADGLDFLGFRIVWMRKRGTDKWHVYTFIADKPVVSLKRKIKALTQRLSHLDYKIALIRINQILRGWANYFKHAVAKHTMARLHTFVWWRLVRWVMHRHRMTWTAVRRWLRGPQGRWKLIELDGITLFHLGKVPITRYRYRGNSIPSPWPDALTDPIPTA
- a CDS encoding DUF5372 family protein, yielding MVTHPFHPLAGRRLVVLFTKRRAGAVVFVCASGASRSVTLPREWTDRAGEPVGHRLTAEGLSAARALVDALVSCRAGADGGGS
- a CDS encoding recombinase zinc beta ribbon domain-containing protein, encoding MQAAIADVFAAFKAGGSAYAVVSTFVGRPFPLRAFGGIWAGQLRWGRLTHARALGVLNNPCYAGTYVYGRYITRRRVDPDGTVHTGIQLQPRAEWPVVIHDHHDGYITWDDYEDNQARLEANCTHDGARPPREGLALCQGIMLCGSCGRPMTTRYHRGGRAAYECSASRADQQATETCRSIAADTVDDAVTERLLAALTPQQIALALAAAGEVADRHTRGHRAAELALDRARYEADRAERAFTRVEPENRLVARTLETRWEAKLAALAEAEQALDDVRKARPALPEPDALKALATDLPRLWDAPDTHHKDRKRLLRTLIADVTLLPEPNRHRARIGIRWHTGATDEISVMRNDLRTPSAAIDLITRLGPTHTDDELVDQLNAAGLTTGKKRPFDVKAVRWARHAYRVRAPRTVPYRDGEIGIDDMARILGVSYSAAYYWITHHRLDARQDRSGRWCVTWNETVEADCRARIASSGHLNPTGPGARPLPGHVYGCLTVHDVAMRLGIPADAVYYWIRIRRLAAYRTPAGRWCIPWDSTIEASARQHAAHTRNFTVTTPTITAGGAV